One Xiphophorus maculatus strain JP 163 A chromosome 15, X_maculatus-5.0-male, whole genome shotgun sequence genomic window, GTTGTCATCCGACAGCTGCAGGTTCCTGTGAGCCGTGTTTGGGTCAAATTCAATCACACACGCATCtaaaaaacaagcagcaaaacatgattcatcatcattattgttttttaagttcatgtAAACCatatacaatatttattttgtgattcaTGAAAGACCCTCaaggcagcagagagaagagTTTCTTCCAACTAAACGGGCCAAATTCATGAGCGCAGTTAGCTTACACTTCTTTAAGCCCGACTTCATCCTCTCTTCTCCACAGTTTTCCACTCTGCAGGAATGAACACAGTGAGACTAGTTTAATGGCTTTAATTCAAAAAgcaaagactttaaaataatgtcaaacaGAGTTATTCTCAGTTTCATACTTGAGATTTTCTAGTCTGCACATTTTGTGCTTCACGCCGCTGGACAGCAGATTGATTCCTGTGTGTCCAGGATTGTTGTAGCTCAGGTCCAGCTCTCTCAAATGTGACGGATTTATGTTCAGGGCAGTGACCAGACAATGGCAGCCATCCTCTGTAATCTGGCAGCCAGAGAtcctacaaacacaaaaacaacaaagctttaTTCATAACATGCtctgtgttcattttaaacatattcaagtgtaaaagtgaaatttaaatGGCCATAAATCAGGGTGCTGAGGCTGACCTGAGAATTTCCAGTTTGCATTGAGGATTCTCCAGACCCCCAGACAAACTCTGCAATCCTGAATCCATCAGATCATTGTTGCTCACATCCAACTCTCTCAGGCTACACTGGGAGCTGATGATTGTAGCCAGAGTGTCACAACCTTTCCATGTCAACTTGCAGCCCTTCATCCTGAATATGAGAACCAGTCACATGTATCACGAGAAAGCAACAGTACCTCTAAGGTAAAACGGTCGAGACTTGGAGTTCAGGGTATTGTTAGAGGCAAtgtaagaaataatttttaaaacaagaatggTCCAAGACCAGATAATTTCGGTCCCAATTCAATTGCCTGATAATTGCCAAAACCCAAATTTGCTGCCTCGTCTGTTTTATAAAAAGCAGTcaagagagaaagaaattacACATCGGAGTGCCTGCAACGTGCCAGCTAGTCACAAGACCCACTATCCAGGCTGAAACAGCTTCTAGTACATTTGGAAGATTTTCCTCAAAGACAAACTGCTAAATCAATGTCTTAgccagcagaaacaaaaatgtccaGAAAGATAATTAGGTGACTGGACACTGCATGCTGTGTAACGCCTACAGATGGTGTTATCACAGATTCAATAGGTCAATCAACTCTTGCAGTCTGCTGCCAATCAAATTGCTTGCATGCTATACCCTGCTAGATCTGACTGGATGACTCCAAGAAACAGGGAGAAACCATGCTGTATCTGCAAATGGAGATGAATCTGGCCATGGTGGAGAGGGAAAGAACTGGTTAAATCCATGCCAGTGGAGAAGGGGCTTTATAGGAGTACCCTGGACCCCTTACTATGACTGTTGCTACATTGACATGCAGTTATTGCTGTCGAACAAAATGCTGTATTCATGAAATGACCAGTTCAGGAAGACAGCTTAATCCTAACCTGAGAGTTTCAAGTGAACAGTTTGTGCTCTCCAGTCCAACAGCCAGTTGCATTACTCCTGCATCTCCCAGGTTGTTGTAGCTCAGGTCAAGCTCTTTCAGAATGGAGttctgggagctgagaactgaagACAGAACTTCAATACCTCTCTGTGACAGGCCACATGCACTCAGactgaaaaggaaagaagacAGAAATATGGTTCTTAAGTATTACATGTTGTTTCAAACAGttgattaaagaaaatatagagATTTGTCTCGTACCAAACCCTCTTTGCAGTTTTGACCACGGGAAGCAACCGCATAAAAGCATCCTCTGAAGACACGTATGTTTTCAGGTCAAACAtgtcaatttctttttctgccagTAAGATGAAGACCAAGGTAGACCACTGAGCAGAGGACAAGTTATCCACAGTAAGGCGTCCTGAACTCATGAACCTTTGGATCTCCTCCACGAGAGAATTGTCATTAAGTTCATTCAGACAGTAAAGCAGATTGATGCTCTGTTCTGTAGGCAGCTCAGCATCAAGCTTGTCCTTGATGTACTTGATTGCTTCCTGGATGATCTGGGTGTTGTTTTCGGTCTCTTTGACTAGACCTTTTAACAGACTCTGGCTGGACGGCAGCAAAAGACCCAGTAGAAAGCGTAGAAACATGTCCTGGTCTCCTTTTGGACTTTGCAAGGCTTTGTCAACGGCAGTCTGGTAGGGATTGAATTTGCGTCTTGCTAGCATAACCATCCAACTTGACTGCATTTCTTCGAGCACATTGACCTGTGAGGTCATGAAAGTGAGATGAACATACAGAGCAGCGAGGAACTCCTGAACGCTCAGATGGGTGAAGCAGAACACCTTGGCCTGGCCCTCCTCACCTTCTTTCTTGAAGATCTCAGGAAACATACCAGTGAAAACTGACACCAATTTAATATTGATACCAGATGCCGTAAGGTCTGATTGATCGAATACAAGATTGCCTTTTTGCAACTGCTCATAAGCTAGTTTTCCTAATGATAGAATCTTTTCCTTGCATGACAGATTCCACTGTGTCTCTGCCTCTGTTACGGCCTTCTGTCTGAACTGGACCAGCAAGAATTTGATGTAGAGCTCAGCCAGAGTCTTCgggagttcttcttcttcttcttctctgttctTCAGCAGGTCTTCTAGGACTACAGCAGTGATCCAACAGCAAACTGGCATCTGGCACAAGGTCTTCAGGATTTGGGATGCGTTGATGTAAGGCATGGTTTTGCTGACCAGTTTGTCATCTCTATATttcttcctgaagtactccaGTTTCTGAGCATGATTGAACCCTGTAACTTCAGTCACCATGTCAACATGTTTGGAAGGGATCTGGCTGGCAGCTGTAGGACGTGTGGTAATCCAGATGTTCGCAGAGGGAAGCAGAGTTCCTTGAATGATGCTTGTCAGCAGTACGTCCACTAACGCAGACTCTTTAGGGTCAGTAACTTTCTTGTTACCAATGAAGTCCAGTGGAAGTTGGctctcatccagaccatcaagGATGAAAATGACCCTGAACTCCTTAGAGTTGGAAATATCTACCTCTCTGGTTTCAGGAAAGAACTGTTGAACAAGGTCAACCAACTTGAACTTTCTGTGTTTCACAgcattcagctctctgaagcTGAGTGGAAATATGAAGTGGAAGTCTTGGTTGGCTTTGTCTTCAGCCCAGTTTTGTGTAAATTTCTGCGTTAggactgttttcccaatgccagccatTCCAGTTGTCATcatcattttgatttgtttaccTTTTCCAGAGTGGCCTTTAAAAATATCATCATAGCTGATGGTTTTTTCTGGTTTGGCTATTTTCCTGGATGCCGATTCAATCTGCCTGATCTCATGTTCTGTGCTGAATTCATTGGTTTCTTTTATTGTCAAGTTCATTTCTATAAAGATTTGCTCTTTAGCTTTTGATTTTCCACCCTTTTGGGGGTTTTCCACTGAACCTTGCAGCTTTGTCAAAAGCCTGGACTTGAGATTTTTCTGGCAGTCAGCAAAGCCCTCTGAAGGAGACAATGATGGACAAAATAAATGAGATTACGTTTTGTTAAACGAAAAAGCTACTAAAATAAACTTCAGCATCTGTGTCAGTCCTAAACCACAtccaatatttacatttttgaatgtctTGTGATGGATCTTTCATGATCAGAAGTGATTAATCGACATACCTGACAGTGGTTCCCCATTTTGGCCAGACAGAACTTGAACAAGGTCATTACGCTCAAGCTTCCTTAAAACCTTTTTGGTCACCTCCACAATACTTTCACAGTAGGTATGTAACATCTGATCCACTGTGTCAGTCCGGTCTGCTTTATCTATTCGACTCTTTGGGATGATTGGGAGGCCTCCCAAAACCTCTGACTTTTGCAAATACCATTTAAACTCTTTCAACTCAGTATCTCCAAGATCTTTGAGTGCTCGCAGAACCAGCTCCTCAGATGTTGGGACAGCACTCTTCTTTGCCTGTGAAAGAGGGTTAAAATGGGGCACAACTGATCAAAGACTCACAAAAAAGTCTTACAGTTGCAAAACATACTAATGGCAATTATTAAAGCTGcatttctaaacttttaaaTGCTCCAGTAAGCACTGTTGGAGAaatattctgaatatttttgagaaatattctGTCAAGAACCTAATTTTCAGAAATTAGTAccagtattattattatgattcgTGTCTGTTATTTTATACTGCTATCATGTTcaagataaatacagaaataaataaatgtcattttaccAAAAGTTCTGCCAGAGATGTCAAAAGAACAATCAAAGTTGTAGAATATCCCATGGAGAAAGCTTCAGAAACTCTACACTTTTTCCCATgaaaacaataatcaataaactTGGATGTAATGGGTTCTATTTACACTCACTGcacaagactccactgctgaagagAACAGCATGTTAAAACTTGGCAAGCTTTTTTACACATCATGTTTAGAGGAAGAGTAGTTTGGCATGTCAAAAACGCCATGCCAAAAGTGAAgtcatagtaaaaaaaaaagctttactgCAAAGAATTTACTAGATTTCTGTTTGTTACTATATGATTTCTGTACAACTCAATAACCTGCTTAAGCAAAAATGTGGCTATTTGGTCAACAAACCCATTAGGTTGTTTGTGGGACAGATGCACCCTGAACATGCCAGGCTTGGACCCTTTAATAACTGCTTACAATTATTGCATGTCTATCTTCTCTTTGTGTTTAACTTTGATTAATGTTCTAACTTAAATGTTTAAGCCTTAAAATATGAACCAGATTTGGAACATCTTAATAATGACTTCCTCAGTAACACTTCGTTGCAATGATAGGTgtcataaaataactttaagttATGCATGAGAACATCTGTCACCAAATCAAAGCAAAAGTGAATTTCCTTGGTTGCCCAACTGACATTACAAGTTGCTTGACTGCTTTTTTTATGCGAGTTCAGATGTAACCATTCCTGTTCTGTTCCAAAACCACAGCAGTGGTACAATAAAGGCTCCAACCTGATCTTTTAGCAGGTGCATGGAGGATCAATATAGCTTGTAACAAACAATTTAATGAGAAACGGCCCTCTTATACATCGAGTTGGCTTCTTTAAACCATGTAGGATGATGTGGAAAAGATTTTATCTGTTCAATATTATTAGCAGCaagcaaagaaaacatctaGAGAGATTGCTGAAAGTTAGAAATGTGCAGATAGACACAGGTTGTTGCTAAAGCACCTTTCCTTTTTactgtgaacaaaaaaaatgcccttctgaaatatttttttatgttagaaGCTTATATTACCAGTGCCCTAATTGTCCCCATTTTGAGTTTATGTAATCTGTTATGATTTTATAATCcctcagaaaaaaagaaaacatccttCACCCAAAGAATAATAGGAGTTTTAtcaacaaatgtctttttttcacaCTAAACTCTGATTGTTTGCTTATATTATATCAGATCAAAGGTGTTAAATGTGGATTCATGGCATAAATAATTCATCCTGCCCAGGTGAGACGCTCTTACCTTCTTCATCATCCCTGAGCTGCAGAACAAACACCGACACCAAAACCCCAGAGCTTCTGCTGTTGTTTCATCTGTCACTACAGACTCATATCCTCAGCCCGATGACCTTGTCGCCATGGCAACGGGAGGGGCGGAGCTTCAGGAAACCTCatgaaatcttttttaaaagtttgatcaAACTAACTGGTGTCAGAAACAGGATTGTGAGGGTTTTACTGTATCTTCTTTACagtgaagttattttattttgttgaaaacgGAGGAGGAACTTCCTGCCCTGATCAGCGGATTTGGAGAACCTCTAACGGGATTTCAGttcttattttatgtgaaatgtttccacattttcattttctgaggctgattttctctttaattCATTAATCTGAACCTCTGAGGCTCTCTGTTTCCAAAAGATgtcatcttcttcctcctcctcctcctctgtctctctgcacaacctggaaccagaaccagatttCTGTGGAACTTCGTTCAGCCTGCAGCTCAAACCAGTTACAGATAATTTACCAGCTGCTAGCAGAGAAACCCGACGTGTTTTTCATTCTCACTCTGGTTTTCCACtacaatcaaaaacatttcaactgcAAACAATTAATCCTTTGTttgaaggtaaatatttaatacttattcacacactgcacccgacccctttggcccctctcatgGGCCCATGGGACGGGGGATCCATGTCTCCTCTTCGGGCTGAACCCGGctgggctccatgggtaaaagcccggccaccaggcgctcgccatcgtgccccgaCTCCAGGCAAGGAGAGGCccttcaaactaaatacttaaacaaaacttaaacagaaacaaaactgaagttattatttttggacctaaagaggaacgatctagagttatagatctagagttatagatctagagtcaatgcacagcttcagttattacaactgaaaaccagcgatcagcccgaaacctgggaatagtgatggactctgacctgaaccttcagagccacataaagacagttacaaagtcggccttctaccacctgaagaacatttccaggattaaaggactaatgtctcagccagatctagagaaactcatccatgcgttcatcttcagtcgtattgattattgcaacagcgtcttcacaggtatgtccaacaaatcaatcaaacagctgatccagaatgctgctgctggcgttctcactaaaaccaggtagatagagcacataacaccagttttaaagtccctccactggctccctgtagctcaaagaatagactttaaaatactgttgttagtttacaaatcactgaacggcttagcaccacaatacattaaagatctgctgttgttgtatcaaccttccagacctctcaggaattctggttctggttctgctctgcatccccagaaccagaaccaaacgaggagaagcagctttcagcatctatgcaccacaaatttggaacaaacttccagaaaactgtaaaacagctgaaacactgacttcctttaaatctagactgaaaacccacctgtttaggattgtatttgaaatgtaatcaattacaaatttattgatgtaacttgacttaatgattgattctatattgcattgtgattctgtgtttgtaatgatgtaaagcactttgaaatgtcttgctgctgaaatgtgctatacaaataaaatttgattgattgattgattgattgattgattgattgattgattgattaaatttaacttaaatatttaaactaaatatttacttggcaaactaaatatctagttagaaatctaaatatttagtttgatacTTATTAGTTCTCCGTATGGAAGTGgcacagatcagatttttggGGGTGAAAATGTCGGTTTGCGTCGCATTCGCCACAGTTTGAACTGAATCAGTGGAGCACAAAGTTTGACGGGAGCCAACAAAGGATTAATAATTTGCGGCTGAAATGTTTCTGATCGTAGTGGAATGTGGTgttggaaccagaaccagagtgaaaatgaaaatctatTATCAGGTTTTACTGCCAGTAGTCGGTAAATTATCTGTAACTGGATTAAAGAAGTTCCACAGAAACCTGGCTCTGGTTTCAGTCTCTGCAGAAAGACGGGAACGAAGTTTCCTCCTCCATGTTCAGCACAAACTCAATAACGTAACttcactggaaaaaaataaaacctgcagaatcCGGTTTCTGATGCGACTTACTTTGATCAAactttttggaaacattttatcagGCTTCCTGAAGCTCCGCCCCTCCCGTTGCCATGGCGACGAGGTCATCATGAGTTGGTAATAATTTACTAAAGGGCAAAtaaccaaatattttgtttcaggaTAAATgttaattagcaagctaaacatttagcctGCCTCTGCGTCTACCTCACCACTTCACATTGCAAATCATCACATGGGTGaataaatgttcatattttaaagcttgTTGTATGAcagcagtttatttaaatttcagtAATAAAAGCACGTTGCCATGGAAACGGAAACACAAGCAGAAATGATTTTGCAGTAAAGGTTTAATACTGACTGATTCTGCTCATCTGTTGGACTCCAGCCAATCTggtcaaacatttgttttattttcagacagtTCTGATGAATATTTGCTGATTTTATCTGTTCCCAGGAAAAATGTGCTGGACCTCAGCAGTGATAGCATCGCTGTTCtgtttctatttcattttatggTGACAAATGATGAAGGATTGTTTTCAGGTTTGCTctgaaaatgtcattaaacagtttttaactgATAAAAGGCAAACAGACAGACAAGTAGAAGCAAACAGCTAGCTACAGTTAGCCTCAACCGTCTTGAGtttaagtcttaaattcattttagtttttctgtttacgATTATTGACTATTTTCTAGTTGACTATTCTTTTATatcttgtgaattttttttcttgcaggacttttctgtcaggtaaAAGTTGGAGTCGCCTGCTGacattttcattgctttttgtGACTGATACAGAACACTCCCACACTGTGGGACAGGCAATGGATCTAAATCcaggacaatcctggaagaaaacctgttagaagaCCAGagtctgggctggaggttcagATTCCAGCCGGAAAACCAGGGATGGCCTAGTCcaagtccagacataaatcaACTGAGATTCTGTGGGAAGACTTGATGTTCTCCATGCAGACTGGCTGAACTACAGATGGAGGAAACCCATCAGGGAGAGGCGGTTCTGCAGAGTTCTGAGGCAGGccctaaatacaaatgcactccgcacttttcagatctttatttttaaagccgTTGATCGGCTTGAGGTTCTGGGCTGTGAACAAGTTCAGAAGgacttttattgatttaaataagacaacatcaaacataaacaaacatgcCTCGGTTCACCTGAGCCGCAGGTGTTGATCCACCTGGAGCTCGTGCGTGTTTGCGACGCCATCACGTGTTTGAAGTTCTGCAGAAATGAGACCGGCGCAGCGGTCCGACCGGTTCCGGCTCCTCAGGAATGAAGTTCGGTTAGCTTTCCCCGCTAATCCGGAACCATCAGCTTTAAAACGAACGGAGACGGGCTGCAGGATTCACCGGAGCCTCGGGGTGTGGCGGGTAAGAGCTGCTTCCTGATCCGGACCAGAACCGGTCAGAATCACGGTCAGAACCTGCAGCTACTTCAGCGCTTTGGTGCCGCCACACCGAGTTACCAGCCCCCTCTAGTGGCCACTGGCggtaaaacaacaaatatgacatttcttttaaaataaaatgaaacaggaaaactATAAAATGTCATGACattatatttctaataaatctTCCTATCGAACCATATTTTAGAATAAGTtgaatcagtaaaataaaattttaaatacacaaatatgaGTTACCAACACGATCAGATTCACaactaaattcaaatttaatcagaatgtcttctttttttgtcacaaatgcaacaattttgttttttcttccattcaataaatgtgtgttttgacCACATTGTTAGAATTTGAGGTCGAATATAAGATGCAAAGTCAGAAAACTGAGACCCACAGCATAACTGTAGTTCTTTGTGTTAGTTATGTTTACAACAATATCTGttacaaattaatttagaatttattgatttaatttatattaatcacttttacatttttatgtctaacttttatgttttgtaactcagaaaagaaaaaagtttttttcttttcagtaatgtttttatgacttttatttatttgtatatatatatatatatatatattatatttctaaattttttcTTAACTTATTTTTACGTttcataaatctgtttttttactttccaaatcttaacaaacccagaaaaaataaataactgcaaaAAAGTTCTTTActgcataaaatattttcttgaaatgAAGAAACTGACTTAATATGAACATCtggaa contains:
- the LOC102238171 gene encoding NLR family CARD domain-containing protein 3-like; its protein translation is MMKKAKKSAVPTSEELVLRALKDLGDTELKEFKWYLQKSEVLGGLPIIPKSRIDKADRTDTVDQMLHTYCESIVEVTKKVLRKLERNDLVQVLSGQNGEPLSEGFADCQKNLKSRLLTKLQGSVENPQKGGKSKAKEQIFIEMNLTIKETNEFSTEHEIRQIESASRKIAKPEKTISYDDIFKGHSGKGKQIKMMMTTGMAGIGKTVLTQKFTQNWAEDKANQDFHFIFPLSFRELNAVKHRKFKLVDLVQQFFPETREVDISNSKEFRVIFILDGLDESQLPLDFIGNKKVTDPKESALVDVLLTSIIQGTLLPSANIWITTRPTAASQIPSKHVDMVTEVTGFNHAQKLEYFRKKYRDDKLVSKTMPYINASQILKTLCQMPVCCWITAVVLEDLLKNREEEEEELPKTLAELYIKFLLVQFRQKAVTEAETQWNLSCKEKILSLGKLAYEQLQKGNLVFDQSDLTASGINIKLVSVFTGMFPEIFKKEGEEGQAKVFCFTHLSVQEFLAALYVHLTFMTSQVNVLEEMQSSWMVMLARRKFNPYQTAVDKALQSPKGDQDMFLRFLLGLLLPSSQSLLKGLVKETENNTQIIQEAIKYIKDKLDAELPTEQSINLLYCLNELNDNSLVEEIQRFMSSGRLTVDNLSSAQWSTLVFILLAEKEIDMFDLKTYVSSEDAFMRLLPVVKTAKRVCLSACGLSQRGIEVLSSVLSSQNSILKELDLSYNNLGDAGVMQLAVGLESTNCSLETLRMKGCKLTWKGCDTLATIISSQCSLRELDVSNNDLMDSGLQSLSGGLENPQCKLEILRISGCQITEDGCHCLVTALNINPSHLRELDLSYNNPGHTGINLLSSGVKHKMCRLENLKVENCGEERMKSGLKKYACVIEFDPNTAHRNLQLSDDNRTVTVVKEEQPYPNHPDRFDYCCWQLLCRNPLTGCSYWEVKRKGPVVIAVSYKRIGRKGPTADCRLGWNDQCWSLVCTERQYSFWHNKKETPYTMMKAPQVSCRIGVYVDVPAGIMSFYAVTSDEFYHLHTFQTTFTAPVYPAFGFGFGYWSYDSSVSVSEVEA